The DNA region CATCTTCATCCGCCAGCATTTCCGCGACGGGCTCGAAACGCTCTACGCCCCTGCGCCGCAAAGTTTCTTTGACGAGGAGGACAGCGGCATGCGTCTTTTCGAAATCAGGCTCGAGAAGGCGGAGGCCGAAAAGGTGCGCGAACTGCTCGATCGCGAGCGAAAGTTCGACCCGGACCTCTGGATCGTCGAACTCGAAGCCGATGACGTCGCGGAGATCGTTCCGCTGGCGGACGAACGGAAGAACCCGCTTTAGACCTCCGGTCTTCGGTAGCAGTGCCACCAACGTGAGCCCCGCCTGGAATCCGTCACCTTAGGGCAGCTGTCGGCCCAAGCACGAAGCCGCTCGCGCGGCACTGGCGCCCGTGGTGAGGGGGCAGCAATGATCTGAACGTCGTGCATGTGTGGGTTTGCAGTCCTGGCTCAGGATTGGAGTCTTCTCAATCATCAGACAGGAGGTTCCCAAGCCCGTAAAGTTCCTACCGGCGGCCGACCATCCGGATATCGCGCGCCGGCGGCATCTGGCGCACGGAAGCGGCGGGCTGCTCGGCCGGCGCCTGGTCTTGCGGCTTGTAGGTATAGCTGTCGGCGCGGCGCCAGGCTTCGACCCGCTGATGGCATTCTTCCGGATCGAGCGCATCCAGTACCATCCAGGCGCGGGTCACGTTGTGCTGTGGCTCGGCAAGATGCGGGTACAGTTTTTCCAGCACGAAGACGGTATCGAGAAAGCCCATGCCGAGGCTGGTCAGTGTCGTTGCGAGCTGCTGGCCGGAGATATCGAGCATGATTCGCTCGGCAAGCCAGCGGCTGGTGGAGAGCGCATCGGCAAGTGCCGTCGCGAAGGGCCCAGCCTCCCGTGCACGGGCGAAGCGGACGAGCAACGCCTCCTGGATGCCGGACAGCGTGCGCAGTCCGAGGCGGTCGCCGTCGTTGCGTCCAAGATGTCCTGCAAGACCCTTGATCCTTTCGCGCATCGCCTCTTCGCTGGCGATGCGTTCCGCGAATTCGGCGGCTTCCATCGAGGCAGCGGTCGGCGGCGGCGTAAGCGGCTCGGCCGGTTCTTCGGAAATGGCTGCAGGCGCACTCTGACGCAGCGCAACGAGGGCGTCGATGACCTTCGGTGAAAGGCTGTCGCGGCTGACGATCGCCCTGGCATGTGCGGCGCCCTGCGACCGCGCGATAATGATCAGCGTATCGTCGTCGATCGCCTGCGAGGCCGTCAGGAACGGTGCGGCGATCGCGATCGGCTGGCTACCGATGAAGAGGGCAACCGCCGGCGGCATATTCTCGCACTGGGAAAGTGCTGCAACCGCCTGGCGGCGCGCTTCGTCGGAGGAGGCCTGGAAAAGCGGCATGAACAGTTCGGCGAACTGGCGCAGCTCGGATCGCGTTGGATGCGCCAATCCTTCGAAGCTGCTGATGGTCGCCATCAATACCACATCCTTTTTCCGGATGGCCAAGGGGCCTTCTAGGTCTCGAAACCGGTCACGCACACGAACACCCTGGAAACGCGGAACTTGGGGCTTCCATGCGCTGGCGGAACGCACATCAACCCATACGAAGATGAACAAATCCTACACCGGCAGGGTTAACGGTTGCTGAAGATTTTAGTCAAATGCGAGACGATGGTGCACGCATGGCGTGCACCAGGAGGGGTCGCCAGCGCAACGAAAAGCACCTTGCGGCGGCAAGGCGCTTGCGAACGTTCCCCTGGGTGCAATTCAAAGACCCTTGTGCGAGCGCATGGCCGCCAGCAGCTTTTCGTTATCGGTATGGCCTGCCTGGTAAAGGTCGAGTGCGGCAGAGGCGGCAAATCGCGCTTCCGCACTTTTGATGTCGATCCGCTTTTCCGCGCACCACGCGTCCAATGCGCATCTCAGCACATCGAGGTCTTCCGGGGAATATGACGAGTTCAACAATAAAGACATCATCTGCCCTCCGTTCTTACGGCAAGAGCATGCATGGTCTCCCAACCGGCCGTTGCCCTGAAACTCGACCGGCAAGATAACGATACGCCCAAATGGGACGACTACAATTAATATTTTTGTGACGTAAATATGCAACAGGCGACGCTTCCGGCATTTTGGGTGACGCACTCTTTCAAGTCATTGAAATCGATGGAAAATTATAATTCTGTTTTTGTTTGACGCGGCTTGAAACCAAACGGCCGGTAACGGCGTTTAATAAGCGGTGTCGTGCAGACGCCGCGAGCCTGAAATATTAGTAAACTGTTAACTATCGTGTGTCTCAATTCGGATAGGAACGGCGCGATTGAGTGCTTCAGTCGTCAAGATTCCGCTTCACGGTCGAATAGGTGCCGTGAGAAAGGCGCGAATGCCCTCGGTCTGGAATATTCCGCACCGCAGGACGCGCTGGCCCGCGCAGGCGGGCAGGGTGAAATCCGCTCACGTTCATCCGTCTCGGGCAGTGCATGGAGACGAGAATGGCCATAGTAGTCGCATTGGCGGACCGGCGGCCGCGGGCGCCACGCCGCAGGGAGAAGAAGCCGGTCAAGGCTCAGATTCTGCTGTTCACGGGCGTGCGTTACGAGCGCCTTCCGGAGATGCCGAAGCACCCGGCGCAACGCGCATCGCGTGTGGAGAACCGCGTCGAGAACGAGTGAGGCGACGCCTCAGTCGACGGGTGCATAGGCCTCACAGCCAGCGCCCGCGAGGAAGCTTCTGGCTGCCTCGTCGAAGCTTGCCTGCGGCGCAAGCGTTCTGAGCACCGCATAGCCTTGCGGATGGGGCATTTCGACCAGAATGGTCGGCTGCAGCTCCGCTGGCAGGGATTTGCGCAAACCGGTCAGCTGGATCGGCGTTGCGACAAGAACATCCAGCGCTCCCCCCACAGACGTCCTGTCATTCATGCTGAATACTTCGTTCGACGCACCGTCATAGACGGCAATCGACCAGAACGGCACGTTGCCTTTCGCCGTGAAGCGCACCGGATTGTTTTCCAGATCGAAGGCGCAGACGGCGGTGCGTACGAAAGGATCGCTGCTTGAAAGCCCCGCATCGTCGTTCTGCGCCGACAGCAGATAGAAACGGTTCGGACTACCCTCAGCAAGTACCCGGGTCTGCGCGTCCCTGCCGGTATAGTGCGGCAGCGCGAGAATAATGACGAGATGCAGCAGTGCGGCGCCGAAGAGGCCGGCCAGGATCGCGAATATCAGCCTAAGCATTGCCGCATCCGATCTTCGTAAGCTTCGGCATGGCAAGGTCAATGACGCCCGAACTGCCGGCAGTCGGCGTGTCGAAGAGCGTCAGCACCAGCCGGAACGTGCCGGCAGCGGGTAGCGCCAGCCAGTTGCCCGGTTTTGCATTGGCGGAAATGTCGATCGTGAAGCTGCTGTCGGCCTGGCGGAGCACCGTCCAGGAATTCAGCGCCGCAGGCAGTCCGGGGCGCACTGAGGCGGGATTGCCGCTGTTGTCCGATGTGAACAGCGTCCACAGCCGGGCAGGCGGTGTCTGGCCGCTGATGCGGTAGCTGCAGGTCGCGTTCAGCCGGTCGCCACTGTCGTCGACGCTTGCCGTGAATGTCAGTCCCTCGGCGCTGCCATAAAGCAGCTTGCCGGCGCGGGCGCGGTGGGATTTCGCGTAAGGATCGGCATCGGCCGTCTGCAGCTCGGGAAAGGCCTCCCAGGCCCCGAGCTTGAACGCGCCGAACCCTTGCGTCGCGTCGAGCGCGTAAAGCGAAACCACGATCCCGCCGCCGAAAGCGACAATCAGCGTGATCGCGATAAAAAGCGGGAATCGAAACACTGCATGCCCTTGGAAACAAATCAGGTGAAAGGGTTAGCATTGTTTCCGGCAGGGTGGAATGGTGCGGGTGAGGGGCGCGGCGGAATATGGGCTGGAGGATCGGAGTGATAGGCCGCCTGCTGGGGTTTTGGACTGTGCACTGGTATCTTCATGGGCTACAGGGCAAGATGCAGGCCGATTGTTTGAGTCTTCTCGGCTTGCGGACCCAAGCCGGTTGGATTCCTGTGACGAGCTCAGGAACGAGGAGTATCAGGCAAGCGCTCACTTCTTCAGAAGCGTTACGTCCGCAGCGACGTTGCTGTTTTCGCTGCGCTTCCCCCAATTTCCCTCATTCCCGTGACAGGTACAAAAATGAGGGCAAACACGCCGCCACCATCAGCCTTGCAGTGAAACCTACCCCGCGCTCGCCACTTTCTGCGCTTCGAGCGGCGGGGCGGATTTCAGTTTTTCGCCGAGGTCCTTGAGCATCCTGGTCGATTCCACCGAGAGCATGCGGGGGCGGATAAGCTGGGGGATGCTGTCTTCGGGTTTGGCGGCGGTCTTGGCTGTGTCCTTGGCCGGCGGTGCCGGGGTTTCGACGCCGGGAATGGCGCGCTGCACGATGCCTTGGTGGGCGTAATCCATGGCGCGTTTGAAGGTCATGGCCGGAAGCGAACCGCCGGTCATGTTGTTCGTCGAGGTGTAGTCGTCGTTGCCGAACCAGACGGCACAGGTGTAGTTGCCGGTGAAGCCGACGAACCAGGCGTCGCGATAGGCCTGCGTCGTGCCGGTCTTGCCGCCGGTGAGGATGCCGTTGTCGAGCGCTGCCTTGCGGGCGGTGCCAAAATAGGGGATGCGGGTCAGCATCTGGTTCATGTAGGTGTCGGCTTTTTCTGACAGCACACGCTTCGGAGCAGGTTCGTCGCGGTCGAAATCGTAGAGCACGTCTCCGCCGTAATCGAGGATCTGCGCGATGCCATGCCGGCGAGATTGGTAGCCGCCTGCCGGAAACACCGCATAAGCCGTCGCTTGGTCGAGCACGGTGACTTCCGACGTACCGATGGGGATCGTCACGTCGTTGCGCACCGGCGATTCGATGCCCATCGCCTTGGCCATGGCGCGGATCGGCTGGATGCCGAGCTTGTCCTTGGCAAGCCGCACCGGGATCGTGTTGATCGATTGCGCGATCGCCGTTTCGAGCGTCACGCGGCCGGCATAGCGGTTAGCATAGTTGTGCGGGCTCCAGTTGCCCCAGTAAATCGGCGCGTCGACGATGGTGGTCTGCGGGGTCATGCCGCTCTCCATCGCCACCGCATAGGTAAAGACCTTGAAGGAGGAGCCCGGCTGGCGCAGCGCCCTTGTGGCGCGGTTGAACTGGCTTTCGCCGTAGTCCCGCCCGCCGACCATGGCGCGCACTGCGCCGCCGTTTTCAAGCATCACCATCGCGCCCTGCTTGGCATGAAAGGACTCTCCATATTCGCGCAGCGACGTCTCGACCGCGTCTTCCGCAGCCTTCTGGATGCCCATGTCGATCGTGGTGCGCACGATCAGCGAATGCTGGTGGAAGCGGGCGGCGAGGCGTTGCACCTCCTCGAAGGCCCAGTCGAGGAAGAAGTCGGGCGATTCCTGCTCGTTGCGGTCGACGATCGTCGCCGGGCTGCGGCGGGCGGCAATCACCTGGCCCTCGGTCATCAATCCGCTCTGGACGATATTGGTGAGTACTTCGTTGGCGCGGGCACGCGCCGCCGGCAGGTTGACGTGCGGCGCATATTTCGCCGGCGCTTTGAAGAGGCCGGCAAGCATGGCGGACTCGGCGAGGTTCACGTCGGTGATGTTCTTGCCGAAATAGAACTGCGACGCCGCCGCCGCGCCGAAAGTGCCGCCGCCCATATAGGCGCGGTCGAGATAGGTCGAGAGGATCTCCTTCTTCGACAGGTTGGCTTCGAGCCAGAGCGCCAGGAAGGCTTCGGTGATCTTGCGGTCGATCGAGCGCTCGTTGGACAAAAACAGGTTCTTGGCAAGCTGCTGCGTCAGCGTCGAGCCGCCCTGGACGACCTCGCCAGCCCGCGCATTCTCGCTCATCGCGCGGAATAGGCCGATAAAATCGATGCCGAAATGGTCGAAGAAGCGGCGGTCCTCGGTGGCGAGCACCGCCTTGATCAGCGAATCCGGCAATTCGTCGATCGGCAGCGAATTCTGATGGATGACGCCGCGGTGGCCGATGACATTGCCGTAGCGGTCGGTGAAGGTGACGGCGAAATCGCCGCGATTGCGCCAATCTTCCTTGGTAGCCTCTAGCGCAGGCTGGGCGAGGAGGAGCATCAGCACCGAACCGGCAGCCCCGAGCGTCAATGCTTCGCCGCCAAGTTCGAAGACGATGCGTTTCCAGCCGCGCACGCGGAAGCGGCGGAAGAAGATGGTGACGTCTTCCCAGATCTCGGCGGAACGGAAGCCGGCATTCCAGAGGCTGGAATCGATCCAGGAATCGATCTTCAGCAGGATGTGCCGGCTCTTGCGCGGGCGCTTTTCTGGATTGTCCGGATCCTGCACGTTCTTCTTCCCGCCCGATCGCGCTTGACGGCTGGCGAGCCAGGCGTCAGAGCACAGCCATCTTTCGGCACTGCGCTCTTCGATAAATGAAGGATGCTGAATAATTGGTTGATTTAGCGGCCGATAACAAGAGAATTGAAGGCGTCTCACGCGAATTTGCGGGCGCTGTTGCAAGAAAACGGATGATGAACGAAGTACCCTTCTGGAAGCGAAAAACGCTGAATGAAATGAACAGCGAGGAATGGGAAAGCCTCTGCGACGGCTGCGGGCTCTGTTGCCTCAACAAGCTGGAGGAGTGGGACTCGGGTGACGTCTATTTCACCTCGGTCGCTTGCAAGCTCCTCGACGGCGAAAGCTGCCGCTGTTCGAACTACGAGAAGCGGCGGGATTTCGTGCCGGACTGCGTGCAGTTGACGAAACAGAACGTGCAGGAAATCGCCTGGCTGCCGCCGACCTGCGGCTACCGGCTGGTGAACGAGGGCCACGACCTCTATTGGTGGCATCCGCTGGTCTCTGGCGATCCGGAAACCGTGCACCAGGCAGGCATCTCCGCCCGAGGGCGGACGATCAGCGAGACGGAGATCGATCCGGACGACCTGGAGGACTATGTCGTCGACTGGCCGCTGACGGTGGGCGGCGGCGAGCGGGCGAAGGGGTAGTCCAGGCGTCGCGGAAGCTTTTCTAGCGTAGAGGACGGGACAGTGGCAGCAGACTTCAAGGGAAAGGTGGCACTCGTTGCCGGCGGCACGCGCGGCGCCGGACGCGGGATTGCCGTGGAGATTGGCGCGGCGGGCGCGACCGTCTATGTGACCGGCCGCACGACCCGGGAGCGGCAATCGGAGTACGGCAGGCCCGAGACGATCGAGGAAACGGCGGAAATGGTAACGGCCGCCGGCGGCAGGGGCATTGCCGTGCGCGTCGATCATCTGGAGGCCGCCGAGGTCGAGGCGCTCGTAGCGCGCATCCGTCGCGAGGAAGGACGGCTCGACATTCTCGTCAACGACATCTGGGGCGGAGAGAAGCTGACGGAATGGAACAAGTCGGCCTGGGAGCATTCGCTGGAGAAGGGGCTGCACATGCTGCGGCTGGCGATCGACACCCATCTCATCACCGCCCATTACGCGCTGCCGCTGATGATCGAGCGGCCGGGCGGCTTGCTGGTGGAGCTGACCGACGGAACCGCGGAATACAACGCCACGCATTACCGGCTGAACCCCTATTACGACCTGGTGAAGACCGGCGTGATCCGCATGGCCTGGGCGCATGCCAAGGACCTTGCGCCACATGGCGCGATGGCCGTTGCCTTGACGCCCGGCTGGATGCGCTCGGAAATGATGCTGGATGCCTATCAGGTGCGCGAGGAGAACTGGCGGGAGGCGGCGAAGGTGCAGCCGCATTTCGTCATCTCCGAAACCCCGCGCTTCACCGGCCGCGCCGTCGCAGCCCTTGCCGCCGACCCGGACCGCGCCCGCTGGAACGGCCAATCGCTGTCGAGCGGCGGGCTCGCGAAGATCTATGGTTTCAACGATCTGGATGGCTCGCGGCCGGACTGCTGGCGGTACATGGACGAGGTGATGGAGGCGGGGAAAGAGGCGGATGCTACCGGGTATCGGTGAGGGTGGGCTCAGCGGGCGAGGTGGTCGGGGGCTGGAGCGAGGAGCAGGCGCGGAGGCGGTGCCCGGTGAGAAGCTACGCAAGGTGGCGGAGACGGCTGACGATGGCGACGAGGCGGCGGCAAAGTTGCGTCTGGCCGAACGGCGCGGTGGACGCGCTCGTCTGGGCGCTGACGGCGCTGATCTTCGACGGCGGCGGCGAACCGAGGGTGCGGGGGATTTGAATGATCCGCCGTGTCGCCTTTTGTGTTTTACGGGTTTATCGCTGCTTGGGCGGCTGCGGCGCCGGGCGCGGCGTTTCGCGCTCCGGGCGGATCTGGCGCCACTCGTTTTCCATCTGGTCGACGAGGTGCTGGGGAATGGTGGGCTGGCTGTTGGCGGGCGTTTGCATTCGGTCTCCTGTCCTTCGGCGAGCTTCGACAGATAACGAATGACATAGGCCAAATGCGGTGTAAATCAGGGGCTTAAGTGCTTTAAACGATTGAAATTATTTTAATCGATTAGGACCAGGACGAATTTCATGGTTATCCACATCGACCGGACATTCTTCTTCGACACCGTGCGGCAAAGCCTGTTCAAAGGCACCCTTTCAGACGGCCAAGTCGAGGGCATGGCGGCGATTTTCGACTACTTCGAGGCGCGCATGCCGGAGGCGGACTGGCGCTGGCTCGCCTATATAATGGCGACGGCTTTCCACGAGACGGCCTTCACGATGCAGCCGGTGCGCGAGACGCTGGCCGACAGCGATGCAAGGGCGATCGAGATTCTCGACCGCGCCTATGCGGCGGGCAGGCTTTCCTGGGTGAAGACAGTCTACTGGAAACCGGACGAGGATGGAAAATGCTGGCTGGGGCGTGGCCTGGTGCAACTCACCCACAAGCGCAATTACGAGGCGATGAGCAGGGTGACCGGCATCGATCTCGTCGCCGAGCCGGACCGGTCGATGGAGATGCCGGCCGCCGTGACGATCCTGATCGAAGGAATGGTGGCGGGCAGTTTCACCGGGCACAGGCTGGCCGATCACCTGAA from Rhizobium sullae includes:
- a CDS encoding DUF1491 family protein, giving the protein MRLRTDIFVSALVRRVFARGDFAAVEKKGAEAAGAIFIRQHFRDGLETLYAPAPQSFFDEEDSGMRLFEIRLEKAEAEKVRELLDRERKFDPDLWIVELEADDVAEIVPLADERKNPL
- a CDS encoding DUF2336 domain-containing protein gives rise to the protein MRDRFRDLEGPLAIRKKDVVLMATISSFEGLAHPTRSELRQFAELFMPLFQASSDEARRQAVAALSQCENMPPAVALFIGSQPIAIAAPFLTASQAIDDDTLIIIARSQGAAHARAIVSRDSLSPKVIDALVALRQSAPAAISEEPAEPLTPPPTAASMEAAEFAERIASEEAMRERIKGLAGHLGRNDGDRLGLRTLSGIQEALLVRFARAREAGPFATALADALSTSRWLAERIMLDISGQQLATTLTSLGMGFLDTVFVLEKLYPHLAEPQHNVTRAWMVLDALDPEECHQRVEAWRRADSYTYKPQDQAPAEQPAASVRQMPPARDIRMVGRR
- a CDS encoding DUF1254 domain-containing protein, coding for MLRLIFAILAGLFGAALLHLVIILALPHYTGRDAQTRVLAEGSPNRFYLLSAQNDDAGLSSSDPFVRTAVCAFDLENNPVRFTAKGNVPFWSIAVYDGASNEVFSMNDRTSVGGALDVLVATPIQLTGLRKSLPAELQPTILVEMPHPQGYAVLRTLAPQASFDEAARSFLAGAGCEAYAPVD
- a CDS encoding DUF1214 domain-containing protein, whose translation is MFRFPLFIAITLIVAFGGGIVVSLYALDATQGFGAFKLGAWEAFPELQTADADPYAKSHRARAGKLLYGSAEGLTFTASVDDSGDRLNATCSYRISGQTPPARLWTLFTSDNSGNPASVRPGLPAALNSWTVLRQADSSFTIDISANAKPGNWLALPAAGTFRLVLTLFDTPTAGSSGVIDLAMPKLTKIGCGNA
- a CDS encoding transglycosylase domain-containing protein — its product is MQDPDNPEKRPRKSRHILLKIDSWIDSSLWNAGFRSAEIWEDVTIFFRRFRVRGWKRIVFELGGEALTLGAAGSVLMLLLAQPALEATKEDWRNRGDFAVTFTDRYGNVIGHRGVIHQNSLPIDELPDSLIKAVLATEDRRFFDHFGIDFIGLFRAMSENARAGEVVQGGSTLTQQLAKNLFLSNERSIDRKITEAFLALWLEANLSKKEILSTYLDRAYMGGGTFGAAAASQFYFGKNITDVNLAESAMLAGLFKAPAKYAPHVNLPAARARANEVLTNIVQSGLMTEGQVIAARRSPATIVDRNEQESPDFFLDWAFEEVQRLAARFHQHSLIVRTTIDMGIQKAAEDAVETSLREYGESFHAKQGAMVMLENGGAVRAMVGGRDYGESQFNRATRALRQPGSSFKVFTYAVAMESGMTPQTTIVDAPIYWGNWSPHNYANRYAGRVTLETAIAQSINTIPVRLAKDKLGIQPIRAMAKAMGIESPVRNDVTIPIGTSEVTVLDQATAYAVFPAGGYQSRRHGIAQILDYGGDVLYDFDRDEPAPKRVLSEKADTYMNQMLTRIPYFGTARKAALDNGILTGGKTGTTQAYRDAWFVGFTGNYTCAVWFGNDDYTSTNNMTGGSLPAMTFKRAMDYAHQGIVQRAIPGVETPAPPAKDTAKTAAKPEDSIPQLIRPRMLSVESTRMLKDLGEKLKSAPPLEAQKVASAG
- a CDS encoding YcgN family cysteine cluster protein, with protein sequence MNEVPFWKRKTLNEMNSEEWESLCDGCGLCCLNKLEEWDSGDVYFTSVACKLLDGESCRCSNYEKRRDFVPDCVQLTKQNVQEIAWLPPTCGYRLVNEGHDLYWWHPLVSGDPETVHQAGISARGRTISETEIDPDDLEDYVVDWPLTVGGGERAKG
- a CDS encoding SDR family oxidoreductase, which produces MAADFKGKVALVAGGTRGAGRGIAVEIGAAGATVYVTGRTTRERQSEYGRPETIEETAEMVTAAGGRGIAVRVDHLEAAEVEALVARIRREEGRLDILVNDIWGGEKLTEWNKSAWEHSLEKGLHMLRLAIDTHLITAHYALPLMIERPGGLLVELTDGTAEYNATHYRLNPYYDLVKTGVIRMAWAHAKDLAPHGAMAVALTPGWMRSEMMLDAYQVREENWREAAKVQPHFVISETPRFTGRAVAALAADPDRARWNGQSLSSGGLAKIYGFNDLDGSRPDCWRYMDEVMEAGKEADATGYR
- a CDS encoding chitinase; translated protein: MVIHIDRTFFFDTVRQSLFKGTLSDGQVEGMAAIFDYFEARMPEADWRWLAYIMATAFHETAFTMQPVRETLADSDARAIEILDRAYAAGRLSWVKTVYWKPDEDGKCWLGRGLVQLTHKRNYEAMSRVTGIDLVAEPDRSMEMPAAVTILIEGMVAGSFTGHRLADHLNAEKEDWMNARRIVNGTDRAEKLAGYGKAFHAALRREAAPGVWQRLKGWIVRAIARLCRD